A window of Cryptomeria japonica chromosome 3, Sugi_1.0, whole genome shotgun sequence contains these coding sequences:
- the LOC131054997 gene encoding probable disease resistance protein RF9 yields the protein MASIVGEAVAAKLCEMVVEMAVQQLSKQVSLFINFHEDFEWLKTKLRFMKGFLNDAEYQCRQKESVKQWLQDVRDIALRAEDIFELCTVQPLHSSRFLSILIDSDFVFRYKMARKISKVKNRINFLTEEGRKLKINHDVLSGEESSSSRFQSSDRKRSSNVPIDSHPVGIETKVEYLVSLLDKPAVSVIAVVGMGGVGKTYLLQNFYNFTKDRFEKSIWLSISQSFSISKLQHDLASHLDIKDKIYRVSEQRAEELINFHLKEKRILIVLDDVWKPIKKDNLIERLGLTIGHNCKLVITTRNKDVCRNVMAEIYEMECLSEEDSWKLFCIYGFPEYEGNRAPEHLVDVAHNIVKECGNLPLAIKTTAASLAGFTLQREWNSKLSQLKEVSTLNKPMEVLKLSYDCLPAHLRACFAYLSFFPEDERIECEYLVNLWIGEGFVPDGEDQWDIGWSYLHELANLCLVELVEEWESGYGIEVKKYCIVHDLFHDLAMYICKENKCAFDIKKAFPKPPSRKNSTEWCRVLLPKKSINDNVMAQILPVSSAKLLRTLSLYDNHIVSIPPKFLMNMKVLRVLDLSRNPITTLPDCVGDMKLLKVLNMSDTWIEEVPGCVRRLQSLRFLDVSFCSSLRQIPAWIGELKCLQQINILHWSISTLPKGISNLTSLRTLRSQCLCLSVENDADLKLENVGSMIQLQELRIQIHRESQLESIKQGILGRLVKMRHLTVENCVPLSRPLFPEKLEIMTDLEKLQVEEFAVTSRLCSFVNLRELRLQRCDWSSYPEFQNMPNLVSLRLEYNGSCREIAEAFGKSGGFPKLRFLLIKDFPGLEEFPKLEDGAMPRLEVFKLQECNRLRKVPEGLEELKMLKEFNHDYTGTDGLRDRLREGGQDWQKVKTLNPQLIMIGRYRH from the coding sequence ATGGCATCTATAGTTGGAGAAGCTGTAGCTGCAAAACTTTGTGAGATGGTTGTTGAGATGGCTGTTCAACAGTTATCTAAACAGGTAAGCCTTTTCATAAACTTCCATGAGGACTTTGAATGGTTGAAGACCAAACTTAGATTTATGAAGGGCTTTCTCAACGATGCTGAGTACCAGTGCAGACAAAAGGAGAGTGTGAAGCAATGGCTGCAAGATGTTCGAGACATTGCCCTGCGTGCAGAAGACATATTTGAGCTATGTACTGTACAACCTCTTCACAGCAGCAGATTTCTGTCTATTTTAATTGATAGTGACTTCGTTTTTCGTTACAAAATGGCACGAAAAATCAGCAAGGTCAAAAATAGAATCAACTTCCTTACTGAGGAGGGAAGGAAATTAAAGATAAATCATGATGTTTTGAGTGGGGAAGAATCATCAAGCAGCAGATTTCAATCATCAGACCGGAAGAGATCAAGTAATGTGCCAATAGATTCACATCCAGTGGGTATAGAGACCAAGGTTGAGTACTTGGTAAGCTTGTTAGACAAGCCTGCAGTTTCTGTTATTGCTGTTGTTGGAATGGGTGGCGTAGGCAAGACATATCTTCTGCAAAATTTTTACAATTTCACCAAAGACAGGTTTGAGAAATCTATTTGGCTTTCAATTTCTCAATCTTTTTCTATTTCTAAGTTGCAGCATGACTTAGCCTCTCACTTAGATATAAAGGATAAAATTTATAGAGTGTCTGAACAAAGAGCAGAGGAATTGATTAATTTCCACTTGAAAGAAAAGAGGATTCTCATTGTTCTGGATGATGTGTGGAAGCCCATAAAAAAGGATAACTTGATAGAAAGACTTGGTTTGACAATTGGCCATAACTGCAAACTTGTGATTacaacaagaaacaaagatgtTTGCAGAAATGTGATGGCAGAAATTTATGAGATGGAATGTTTGAGTGAAGAAGACAGTTGGAAACTGTTTTGTATTTATGGGTTTCCAGAGTATGAGGGAAACAGAGCACCTGAGCACCTTGTGGATGTAGCTCACAACATTGTAAAGGAATGTGGAAACCTGCCCTTGGCCATCAAGACAACAGCAGCATCTCTGGCAGGCTTCACACTTCAAAGGGAATGGAACTCAAAATTAAGTCAGCTTAAAGAGGTATCTACTCTCAATAAACCCATGGAAGTCCTTAAATTGAGCTATGATTGCTTGCCTGCACATCTTAGGGCTTGTTTCGCTTATCTCTCTTTCTTCCCTGAGGATGAGAGAATAGAGTGTGAATACCTGGTAAATCTGTGGATAGGAGAAGGCTTCGTTCCAGACGGAGAAGACCAGTGGGATATTGGATGGAGTTATTTACATGAGCTTGCCAACCTTTGTTTGGTTGAATTAGTGGAAGAATGGGAATCTGGCTATGGTATTGAAGTCAAGAAATATTGCATAGTTCATGATTTGTTTCATGATTTAGCCatgtatatatgtaaagaaaataaATGTGCTTTTGATATTAAGAAGGCCTTCCCGAAACCCCCTTCCAGGAAAAATAGTACTGAATGGTGTAGGGTTTTGTTGCCCAAGAAAAGTATAAATGACAATGTCATGGCACAAATCCTTCCTGTATCTTCTGCCAAACTTCTCCGGactttatcattgtatgacaatcACATAGTTAGCATTCCCCCTAAATTTTTAATGAATATGAAAGTACTACGGGTTCTTGACTTGAGCAGGAATCCCATCACTACATTGCCTGATTGTGTTGGAGATATGAAGCTTCTCAAAGTATTGAACATGTCGGACACATGGATTGAGGAGGTACCAGGGTGTGTTAGAAGGTTGCAGAGTCTTCGCTTTCTAGATGTTTCTTTTTGCTCTAGTTTAAGGCAGATACCAGCGTGGATAGGTGAACTGAAATGTCTTCAACAGATCAATATACTCCATTGGAGTATTAGTACTTTGCCAAAGGGAATCTCAAATCTCACATCTCTGAGGACACTGAGATCTCAGTGCTTATGCCTCTCTGTCGAAAATGATGCAGATTTGAAGTTAGAGAACGTTGGTAGTATGATCCAGCTGCAAGAATTAAGGATACAGATTCATAGAGAATCACAATTAGAGAGTATAAAACAAGGGATTTTGGGGCGGTTGGTAAAGATGCGTCATCTCACTGTTGAGAATTGTGTTCCACTCTCTCGTCCCCTGTTTCCGGAGAAACTGGAGATTATGACAGATCTTGAAAAACTACAGGTAGAAGAATTTGCTGTAACAAGTCGTTTATGTAGTTTTGTAAACCTTAGAGAACTCAGGTTACAGAGATGTGATTGGAGTAGTTATCCAGAATTCCAAAATATGCCAAACTTAGTGAGTTTGCGTTTGGAGTATAACGGAAGTTGCAGAGAGATAGCAGAGGCTTTTGGAAAGTCAGGCGGGTTTCCAAAACTTCGGTTCTTGCTGATTAAAGATTTCCCTGGACTGGAGGAGTTTCCTAAATTGGAAGATGGAGCAATGCCACGCCTCGAGGTTTTTAAGCTACAGGAGTGTAACAGACTGAGAAAAGTTCCCGAGGGATTGGAGGAATTGAAAATGCTCAAAGAGTTTAACCATGATTATACAGGAACAGATGGATTACGGGACAGATTAAGGGAAGGAGGGCAAGATTGGCAAAAAGTTAAAACTCTTAATCCGCAACTGATCATGATCGGTCGGTACAGGCATTAA
- the LOC131054996 gene encoding large ribosomal subunit protein eL39, with amino-acid sequence MPSHKTFIIKKKLAKKMRQNRPIPHWIRMRTDNTIRYNAKRRHWRRTKLGL; translated from the coding sequence ATGCCGTCCCACAAAACTTTCATAATAAAGAAGAAGTTGGCCAAGAAGATGAGGCAAAACAGGCCCATACCTCATTGGATCAGGATGAGGACTGATAACACTATCAGGTACAATGCAAAGCGCAGACATTGGCGTAGAACGAAGCTTGGTCTGTGA